Within the Cyprinus carpio isolate SPL01 chromosome B18, ASM1834038v1, whole genome shotgun sequence genome, the region GGCCCGCAGAGCAGCTTGCTGACAGCGGCAACTTTCTCCCTCTACATGGGTAATGTGTTTCCAGGTGCAATGGACTACCTGCGTTGTACTGCTGGATCTGTGAGTGTTTGTCCTGAAGGACTCGTATGCTCATGGATGAGGCCACTGGTCAGTTTGACACTCATATGTTTTGCTTCTGGTTTGTAGAGTATACCAGCTGCAGTGGTGAGCTTCGCTATTGCCAAGAACAGACATGTTGCAGTTAAGTGAAAggatatttttcaataaatacagAGAAATCAACTGTGTCTAGTAGCTTAATCATGGAGAGTATCTAACTACAACTGGTGGTGCTTAACTATAGTTTTCAGTAGCTCAACTGTATTAAAAAACTAGCTTTTTAAAAAGCTAaagtaaaaacaggaaaaagctactttttttgtttacagatTTCAGACTTTCAAATGGTCTACGTGTCGTCCTTTGCTGTGACAACCACGTGTCTGGTGTGGTTCGGATGTAAACTCGCCATTAGTCCCTCAGCCATCAATGTGAGAACATCACAACTTTAATACCCTAAAATGTTTGTCAGTGATCCTAAAAATGTCCTTCATGTGgtaacatcaaaattaaatagtctagtgtattatattatataacaatataaaagcataGATCATTTTAAAGGATCTTATAGAAGTAATATGGTCATTTATAAGTAAATACACTGCAGGCTTATGCACTTGCTTGTACACAATGCTCAGACACTAAGCTATAATGTGCATGTAAAACATCTATACTATTAAAACAGTTACTGCTGTCTGTCATCTTAAAGATCAACTTTAACCTGCTCCTGCTTATTGTGCTGGAAGTGCTCACGGCCAGTACTGTTATCCTGTCAGCACGCTCAGCCGACGACTGCTGCAGCCAtgcaaaggtgtgtgtgtgtgtgagaaagagtgtACCAATTTATGTGTATAGACTGCCtgcaatattacaattattttggcatatgtcagtatatatatatatatatatatatatatatatatatatatatatatatatatatatatatatatatatatatatactgtatagatagatagatagatagatagatagatagatagatagatagatagatagatagatagatagatagatattaacaaataattatctTAGATCTTTCATAAtgaattttgtgtgtttggtggaAATTtagatttctaatttaatttgtaaatttttgcCTGTAATATCTTGCTGTTTTTTATCAACTGACTGTGCATGAGACATGtagtaaaatgacatttaaaaaatcttgatgCAAAATATGCTTGTCATAttttatagctttaatttattatttccattttaatttctatagttactagtgctgtcaaatgattaattgcgattaagtTAGTTTTTGTTTAcctaatatatgtatgtgtattgtgtatatttattatttttatatatgtacgTGTACTGCAGTAtatgttttgaatgtattttaatgtatattaatttatatatttttattatatatattttttttttttttttatatttaaattttttttcttaaatatatacatgcatgtatttacataataaatatacacagtatatgcacatatattatgtaaataaaatcttttattttggatgtgattaatcatttgcaAGCACTTAATTACAGTACTTAAacttaatttagtttagttagttgccaaggacaaattctaattctaatttttagttttctatctaatatttatattttagttttctttttagatttatttcaatttacaaaataattgcaaaatcCTTTTATGCTGAGTCCCAGCCAGCAGAATTTTATCACCATGTGATATATCTATGACTAAATGTATTTGTCTCTAGCTtatatgatttacattttatatgctcTCCCTTGTGCTCATGTCTCTctgctctttttcttttcctcattgCTATCATCCATCTCATTCCTCCAGCCAGTGTCTGATGGCCCTGTGGTTGTGACCCCAGCTTCATTCCCCACTCGTCTTCTCAAGGCTTATGCCGTGAGTTGCCTACAAATGagattgtgtgtatatgtgtgtattcacTGTATATCAGCACAATTTTCACTGTAGATCTGCCACTCTTTCTCTGCTGCAGGTAATTGAGGTTATAGTGGGCATCTCCGCTGTATTTGGAGGAATTATTGCTCTGAATTTGGGTGCTCTCCTCCCAGAGCCATATCTTTCTGTCACTTTCTTCTGGATTCTGGTAGCTGTGAGTTCAGTTTATTATATCAGTCCAATTCAGATTGTAAATTATGCACAGTGATTAACTatcattgtttttgtgtgtgatacCTCTGCAGTGTTTTCCCAGTGCCATTGCCAGCCATGTGGTGGCAGAATATCCCAGCAAGAATCTGGTGAGTCACTATCAGGGTCTCTCCAGCAATAAAGCTGTGCAATTGAACGTCCCTAGAGGACATTCAGCATTCTCATtcatttctctgtctgtctgtctgccttctCTATAGAGTGATTTTCTCTAAAGACTGTCTCTCGCCttctattttctctttctttccgtCTCTCAATTTTACTGATGTAGGTGGAAATGCTGATTGTAATAAGTAGTGTGACCTCACCACTGCTTTTCTCAGCTTCTGGATTTTTGTCCAACAGCGTGATTAATTTTATTGAGATCTTTCTGCATGAAGTGCCATTAGCAAAGGTGAGTCATTTCTGTGCACCACaccaatcaaatcaaattagTTCCAATATGTCAGATTTTGAGCTTTTTTGACCCCTTAAAGGGATCGCACAGCCAAAAATTTGAATTTTCTTATCCTCttgcagtgttgttatttttaaccaaaactaaaaatattaaaaaacattttcagacatttaaatattataatatataactaaaatgttaatattaatgaaaaatgtaaaaaactgaaacaaaaagttAGATATTGAAGCTTAAATGAAATCTTAGAAATggaaatatttgatataaatatgtTGAAGTACAGAAATTAGGCCTactgaaatgaaaactaattaaagctatatagaaaaaaactaaaacaaaactaaaaataaaagttaattcattagcatataaaaatactgagctgaataatgactctattgTCTTTTTGGATCTGCTTTGCAGCTGAAATTGTATCTGTTTCATAATTAAAACTATTGTATGGTTTCACAAGGCTTTTGGTGCTTTCATAATATTGTTTGATCTTTTTTGTAGTCATTGTGAGGTGCGTAAATAGAATTTGTGTTAAGTTTTTaattcgctttttttttttttaagttttagtaacattggtgtgtttttgtcatttttttatataattttatttagcattaatacattttagtcattttagtacttcatcttgtttcagttagttgccaatgcaacatttctaattttcattaattttttttttttttattttttttagtttttcatctaatatttacattttacttcagcttcatttcaattaccaaaaaaatgttttagttaacaattgcAACACTGGTGAATCAATTCCAAAGAACAAAAATAACTTCATACATGTTTTGAATGACATTTCATCTTTAGGTGAATTATCCCTACATTTTTACCTTTAACCCCATCTTGAAGGATGTTCAAAACATATTAATTTTGTGAATGTATGTTGCGCTTGCAGCAGTCATATGACATACTGCTGCTTGTCCTGATGGGGCTACTGCTGGTGCAGGCAGTACTAACATTAGCCACCATAGTAAAGTGTGCTTCCTACAAGAGCCAGCTGCGCACTGAATGGGACACACTACACAAAAAACACTCTGAGGTAAAAACACAAACCTACACCCTATGAAATGACTGACAAGTCAATTTAAGAGTACAGAAAAATgtgttgatttgtgtgtgttttgtatgacTGTGCACAAGTTGTTAGCCATGAGAgactaataaatgaaaaacagtaCTGTACGGTGCCAAATGTAGCATGAAAGGCAGTCACAGTGGAATGGCACTCGTTACACCTCTGTGATTTCATCACAACGCACATGGAGGGATGTTGTGATTAATAAAGGAAGACCTCAAGGTGACTATTGGGTCATTTCTTTTCTACCATCTCATTCTTTTCTTATAGCAGCAAATGTTAAATGGCACACTAAGGGATTTTGACAGAGAGAAGGCATGGAAAGCAGTGGTGGTCCAAATGGCCAAGTGACCAAAGATACAGGCATCAGAAGGAAAAGAcgaaagagaaagaaagtgaagGTACAAATATGGAGTATGATAATGTCAACTGGAAAAGAATCATCATGAAACTTCTGTCATAGTTGTCAGCTGACCTGTCATATTAATGAAcagtacactaccgttcaaaattttggggctaataacttaaaaaaaatataataataataattatttagcaaagatgcactaaatggatcaaaagttaaacaaagacctttacattgttacaaaaatgttacaaataaaagctgttttttaaactttcttttcatcaaagaatcctgaaaaaattatctcaattttacaaaataatattaagcagcacagctgtttgcaacattgatgataataataagaaatgtttcttgagcaccaaatcagcatattaaaatgatttctgaaggatcatgtgacactgaagacgggacTAATGATgctagaaattcagctttgtcatcacaggaataaattacattttaaaatatattaaaaaagaaagctgttattttgaactgtaataacatttcataatgttgctgtttttaactgtattctttcaaaaatattttcaagtcatactgaccccagacttttgaacgttATAGTGTACGTCTGTCAAAGATATTACTAAATGACAATTTAGTAAGAAAAAGTACCAACAAGTCAAAATGTGTGCGGTTGGTTTTGAAAGTCTTTTGTAAAGATCCTTAAACTTGTGTCACAATCATGAATATAGCCTACCATACCAGTTGAAATTAGAATCATATGTGATGAGTGAATGGCTGAGcaaatttatatgcaaataaatggtgAACACACCATGCATGTACAATCTACAGCACTTGTAATGCATTATCTAGAAAACCCACATGTCAGAAGCTAGAAGAGTAGGCGACCTAATATATGATGCTTTCAATAATTCTAACACTTTAATGGACCATATTACTGTTCAGTGCCTTGCTACATGCAACCATTTTTACtttgttagattttatttttgtataaacataTGCATCTTGTTATGTTATTGTAGatcaataaaattttaaagattGTTTACGTGGAATGTGAATTACTTATTCCAGAATGTGACACAACAGATCAGTATGTTTGCTCATGTTTTAGACCAAGTGTAGTCTACgcattacatacagtaaatacgtctaaatatagaatatatgtatatatgaagaaTTCAGATTTAAgagcctctaagtgccatttgaaattttcttctaaaatgagcatttttatcaggctcatgtgtaggttcagtaatttcacttcaGTGGCAATGGTTAGTAAGTgctttgccattaaagtgaaataactgaacataaacgtATAGGAGACtgagaaaaatactaattttagaagaacatttcagACGGCACTTCAAGGCTTTTGCATTTGAACTCTTCATATGTGTAACTAATctatgtgtatgtacagtatgaaatataTGTACATTGACTCTTCTAGAGATGAacacagttaaagggatagttcataatgaaaattctgtcataatttattcaccctcaagatattttgaagaatgttggcaaccaa harbors:
- the LOC109060947 gene encoding membrane protein MLC1-like isoform X1 codes for the protein MDIRMQRDEASAQEMFSYAQMSTLERNSGVGTLSRHLERERLEGDSYTVDVRASDLQLDQPGPLHPCFSYRVWLYSVVIGSSLLTAATFSLYMGNVFPGAMDYLRCTAGSSIPAAVVSFAIAKNRHVAISDFQMVYVSSFAVTTTCLVWFGCKLAISPSAINLLLSVILKINFNLLLLIVLEVLTASTVILSARSADDCCSHAKPVSDGPVVVTPASFPTRLLKAYAVIEVIVGISAVFGGIIALNLGALLPEPYLSVTFFWILVACFPSAIASHVVAEYPSKNLVEMLIVISSVTSPLLFSASGFLSNSVINFIEIFLHEVPLAKQSYDILLLVLMGLLLVQAVLTLATIVKCASYKSQLRTEWDTLHKKHSEQQMLNGTLRDFDREKAWKAVVVQMAK
- the LOC109060947 gene encoding membrane protein MLC1-like isoform X2, which encodes MDIRMQRDEASAQEMFSYAQMSTLERNSGVGTLSRHLERERLEGDSYTVDVRASDLQLDQPGPLHPCFSYRVWLYSVVIGSSLLTAATFSLYMGNVFPGAMDYLRCTAGSSIPAAVVSFAIAKNRHVAISDFQMVYVSSFAVTTTCLVWFGCKLAISPSAININFNLLLLIVLEVLTASTVILSARSADDCCSHAKPVSDGPVVVTPASFPTRLLKAYAVIEVIVGISAVFGGIIALNLGALLPEPYLSVTFFWILVACFPSAIASHVVAEYPSKNLVEMLIVISSVTSPLLFSASGFLSNSVINFIEIFLHEVPLAKQSYDILLLVLMGLLLVQAVLTLATIVKCASYKSQLRTEWDTLHKKHSEQQMLNGTLRDFDREKAWKAVVVQMAK